A portion of the Effusibacillus pohliae DSM 22757 genome contains these proteins:
- a CDS encoding DMT family transporter: MKKSLMADLILLCVTFAWGATFVLVKEAIATMPPFTFLGVRFAIAAVLLYLMLFLFKRNQLKADKGAVRAGLVLGFWLFAGYAFQTFGLKYTTASKAGFITGLSVVLVPLFSVWMLRLKPKRTTLVGIAAATVGLALLSLDKVEAANLGDALVFLCAVSFAMHITTMGKYAPRFKALPLATYQIAAVAMFNLLSGWLFEPWQQAFTKQVLFNPTVDMALIICAVFATALAFLAQTQFQKFTTPSRTALIFSTEPVFAAVTAYLWADERLSGQAVVGCLLILVGMVIAELGGSDKKETPAEVPASC; the protein is encoded by the coding sequence ATGAAAAAATCTCTGATGGCCGATCTGATCCTCCTGTGCGTGACGTTCGCATGGGGCGCCACATTCGTTCTCGTCAAGGAAGCGATCGCGACCATGCCTCCGTTTACGTTTCTTGGTGTGCGGTTTGCGATCGCGGCTGTTCTTCTGTACCTGATGCTGTTCCTGTTCAAACGGAATCAACTGAAAGCAGACAAAGGCGCGGTCAGGGCCGGGTTGGTGCTGGGCTTTTGGCTGTTTGCGGGGTATGCGTTCCAAACGTTTGGACTGAAATACACCACCGCGTCGAAAGCCGGTTTTATTACCGGACTGTCAGTGGTGCTGGTGCCGCTTTTCTCCGTCTGGATGCTACGGCTCAAGCCGAAACGGACGACGCTTGTGGGGATTGCGGCGGCGACCGTCGGTCTCGCCCTGCTTTCCCTCGACAAAGTGGAAGCGGCCAATCTGGGCGATGCTCTCGTCTTTTTGTGCGCCGTATCGTTCGCCATGCACATCACCACCATGGGAAAATACGCCCCGCGCTTCAAGGCGCTTCCCCTGGCAACCTATCAAATCGCGGCGGTAGCGATGTTCAATTTGCTAAGCGGCTGGCTGTTTGAACCGTGGCAGCAGGCATTCACCAAACAGGTGCTGTTCAACCCGACTGTCGACATGGCGCTGATCATCTGCGCCGTGTTCGCCACCGCGCTGGCGTTTCTCGCGCAAACCCAGTTTCAAAAATTCACCACGCCCAGCCGCACCGCCCTGATCTTTTCGACCGAGCCGGTATTCGCCGCAGTCACCGCCTATCTGTGGGCGGACGAACGGCTGAGCGGCCAGGCGGTAGTCGGTTGTTTGCTGATCCTAGTGGGTATGGTGATCGCCGAACTGGGCGGCAGCGACAAAAAGGAGACTCCCGCGGAAGTTCCCGCATCCTGTTAG
- the yihA gene encoding ribosome biogenesis GTP-binding protein YihA/YsxC produces MVIHSSEFVISAVGPKQYPEGTQPEIALAGRSNVGKSSLINRMVNRKNLARTSAKPGKTQTLNFYHINRAFYFVDLPGYGFAQVPKSVKDKWAKFIEQYLAQREQLKAVLQLVDLRHPPTKEDMQMFDWLGHFGIPRIVVTTKADKISRGHWAKHQKVIREALNVPKEVPMVLFSAETGQGREELWSLLEPYLQTGE; encoded by the coding sequence ATGGTCATCCATTCATCCGAATTTGTCATTTCGGCGGTCGGTCCCAAGCAGTATCCGGAGGGAACCCAACCGGAGATCGCGCTGGCCGGCCGTTCCAACGTCGGCAAATCGTCGCTGATCAACCGCATGGTCAACCGAAAAAACCTTGCGCGCACATCGGCCAAGCCTGGGAAGACGCAGACTTTGAATTTTTATCACATCAACCGGGCATTTTATTTCGTCGACCTGCCGGGATACGGGTTCGCCCAGGTTCCGAAATCGGTGAAAGACAAGTGGGCGAAATTTATCGAACAGTATCTGGCGCAGCGGGAGCAACTGAAGGCGGTGCTGCAACTGGTCGACCTGCGCCATCCGCCGACAAAAGAAGACATGCAAATGTTCGACTGGCTGGGCCACTTCGGCATCCCGCGGATCGTGGTCACGACCAAGGCGGACAAAATTTCCCGCGGCCACTGGGCGAAGCACCAAAAGGTGATCCGCGAGGCGCTGAACGTTCCGAAGGAGGTTCCGATGGTGCTCTTTTCGGCTGAAACGGGACAGGGAAGAGAGGAACTGTGGAGTCTGCTGGAACCGTATTTGCAAACGGGTGAATGA